Genomic DNA from Streptomyces sp. PCS3-D2:
GTGTCCTGGACGCTGGGCATCTATCCGGCCCTGGCCCGCCGCCGGGCGCTGGCCCTCCGCCTCTCCCACCTCGCGCGGACACATCCCGCGGCGGAGCAGATCGACACGGACTCGGGCGCGGCGATCCTCGACAGCCTGGCGGCCGGGATCTCGGTGCTCTCGGTCGACTTCATGCAGTACGCCGAGTCGTACTACTTCCACGACGGGGACGATCGCACCTCCCTCGCCTGCCACCTCGGCTACGTGTGCGACCTGGCCGACCGGGCCGCCGGCGCCCGGCACGCCGATGTGAGGCTGTCCGCCGCGGTCCTGAACGCCGCCCTGGAAGACCTCGCCGCCATCCTCGACCAGCGCTTCCTCCGCACCCACGGCACCCCGCGGCAGATTTTCCGGGCCTTTGCGGACGATCACGGACGCCGGTCCGGTACCTGACGCGCCCCGCCCCTGCCTCCGCCGCCCGGAGAAGCCGCGGGCCGCGTACGGGGCCGGGCGCTGCGCCGCGGGCCTACTCCTCGCCCCCGCGGGGCGCGGGCCCGCCGCCGGCGCGGCGGGGCAGGTCTCGGGGGCCGGTGGCTCGGGTGATGGCGCTCTCGACGGCGGCCACCCGGTCCGCGAGCAGACCGAGGGCGGCCACCGCGCGACTCACGGAGTCCTCGCCGGAACCGCCGAGCGCCTGGCTGCGGACGTACGCCGCGGTGATCTCGGCCCAGCGCGCGGCCGGGCCGTCGGTGAGGGTGCCGCGGAGGGCGGCGAGCTTGAGGAGATCCGCCTCCGCACCCGTGGTGAGGGTCTGGGCCTCCGCCGTGTAGTGGTCGTCGATCAGCGCGGACAGCTCCGCGTCGTTCATGGCCGGAGAGATCCGGGCCGCGATCTTGTTCATGTTCCGGTACGAGCCCTGGAGCCGGAAGGGAGGCTCGGTGCGGCTCGTGCCGCTCCGGGCCGCCGAGGCCATGTAGGCCCCGTTCACCGCGAGGACCGTCCGCCGGGCGGTGAGCAGGTGCCGGAGGACCACGAGGATCCGGTCCAGTTCGGCCGCCTGGAACGGGTGGGTGAGCCGGTCTCGGCGCGCGGTGGGGTCTTCGGCCGCGAGGCGTACCAGCAGCTCCAGATCGGCCCGCTCCCGTCCGGCGAGCGGGGCGAGGACGGGGTTGGAGGTGAGGGCGTTCTCGACGAAGCTGAAGGCGAAGGCGTCTTCCTTTCCGTTCAGCACGTCGCCGAGGTTCCACACGTCGGCCCGGTTCGCGAGCATGTCGGGAACCCGGAAGCGCTGCCCCGACTCGGTGTACGGGTTGCCGGCCATGCAGACGGCGAAGCGCTTCCCCCGCAGGTCGTGTCCGTCCAGCGTGCGGGTCGCGTCGCACAGCGGAATGAACTTCTGGAGCAGCTCGGGCGAGGTGTGCTGGATGTCATCCAGGTAGAGCAGGACGTTGTTCCCGGCGGCGAGCGCGAAGGCGATCTTCTCCAGCTCGCGGCGGGCGGCGGCATCCGGCGCCTCGGCGGGGTCCAGGGAAGTGGTGCGACCGAGGGCCGGACCGTCGACCTTGACCAGGAGCAGCCCGAGGCGTTCGGCGACGTATTCCATGAGGGTGGTCTTGCCGTAGCCCGGCGGTGAGACCAGCAGGAGCAGGCCGTGGCTGTCGGTGCGCTTGGCGTCCCCGACCGCGCCCAGCTGCTTGGCGAGGTTGTCGCCGATGAGGGGCAGGTAGACCTCGTCGACGAGCCGGTTGCGGACGAAGGAGGACATGACCCGGGGCCGGTACGCGTCCAGGCGCAGCTGTGCCCGCTCGGCTGCGAGCAGGCCGCTGCGGCGCTGCTGGTAGGCGCGGAAGCCCGGGACGGCGTGGGCCGCGAAAGCCGCCGTGCGGGTGAGGAACTCGTCCAAGCGCACGTCCATGGCACGCCCGGTGATCCGGGGATGGGCGCCGAGCAGGCCGGTGACGGTCGCCGTCGTCGCGCCCGTGGCCTCATAGCGGTCCAGGGCCGGGCACAGTTCGACCGCTGCCGCCTCGGCGATGTCCCCCGCGTCGATGTCCTCGCCGCACGCCGTCGCGTAGGAGGTGAGCCAGCCCTCGACGAGGTGCCGTCGTGCCGCCAGGTCGGGGAGGACGGCGAGGTCCTCGTCGTACGGTGAACTCCCCACGGTCCGGCGGAACGTGTCGAGCAGGGTGTGGGCCGCGGCGGAGAGCGCGAATCCGTCGGGGCCGGTGGTCAACTCCTCGAAGAGGTACGCGGCGGCGTGCGCGGCATCCGTTTCCCGCTCGATGGACCGGGAGATCTCCGAGGCGAGTTCCGCCCGGAGGCCTTCGATCGCCGGCGCGAGCCCGAACGTTTCGCGGGCCCGGACCAGGGACATCGCCCGCCGGACGAAGGCATCGCGGAAGTCCGCCCTCGCGCTGTGGGCCCAGAAGAGTACGGCCGCCGCCCGGACGTGCGGCGGGTAGCGCAGCAGGCCGGCCTTCTCGTGCAGCCTGAGCACCGCGTCGAGGATCACGGTGGCGTCGTGATCGTGGACGCCGCGTTCGTAGCCCTCGTCGTACGCGGCCTCGGCGGCCCGCCGTACGACCGCCGGCAGGTCGGCGTCGGCCAGGGCGGCGGCGCCGTGGTCGGCCAGCAGCCGCGCGGCCAGGTGTTCGGCCCGGTACACCTCGGGGGACTCGGACGGCAGCAGCCGGTCCCAGTAGGGACGGGTGTCGGCGAAGTCCGGGTCGGTGACCGGACGGCGGTAGTCGGTGCCGGTCAGGGCGAAGGCCTGGCCGTCGCGGTGCGGTACGAGGGTCAGCTCGGGGCTCTGGCGCGTGACGGCGAAGCGGTGGCGGCCCAGGCGGATCGTGTCGCCGCCGTCGCCGAACAGCTCCCCGCGGTCGCGCAGGGCGCGCCCGGCCTCCTGGCGGGCGGCCAGCAGCCGGCCTTCCAGCTCCTCCGCCCGCACGGCGTCGCCGAGCTGCCTCAGCTGGTCGGCGGTGCGGCGGACCTTGTCCGCCATGGGGTCGGAGGTGAAGTAGGTGTTGATCTCGTCGAGGCTGGCGAGTCCCGACGTGCGGCGGGCGACCGCTTCCAGGACACGGCGCGCGGAGTCGGAGAGGGCTTCGGCGCGCCGGGCCCGGGCGTCGCGCAGGGTCTGCTGGCGGGAGGAGAACGCGTCGTGGACCTCGGTCCGCTTCTCGGTGATCTCGGCCAGGAACCCGTCGTGCTCGGCGAAGCGCGACTCCAGGTTCTCCAGCTGGAGCAGCAGGCGCGCGAGCTGGGCCTCGCACTCCTCGGGCGTGGACGCCGTGGCCAGGGCGCCGGTGACGGCCTGGCCGAGCAGCGCGAACTCGGCCGCGAACTCGGCCCGTCCTTCACGGTCGAGGAGCTCCCGGCGGCGGGCGGCGAGCGTGGCGCGGGCCCGGTTGACGGACCCGAGGACCTCGGCGATCCGCTCCAGGATGGTCGTGCGCACGGTCGCGTCACCGATGTCGAGGCCCGCGACGACCTCGACGAGGGTCTGGAGGCCGAAGGTCCGCTCGGCCAGCCGCTCCTCGACGGGGACGGCTTCGGCGACGGTGGTGATGGCCTCGGCTTCGGCGGTGAGCCGTTCGGCCTCGACGTGATGGGCGGTGAAGGCGTCCTCGCGGTGCAGGAAGGCGACGGCACGCCGGGCCGCGGCGGTGATGTCGCCTTCCACGCTCGCGGCCAGGGCCTCGATGCCGTCGGTGTCCGCGTGGCGCATCTCCTTGAGGGTGACCAACCGGCCCTGTGCCCGCCGCAGCTCGGTGATGCGGTCGATCCACTCCTCGGCGGTGGCCGGGGCCTCGCCACGGATGCGGCGGACCAGCCGGGCGATCGTCCGGGCGGCTTCGCCGAGGGCGTCGGCGGCCTGACGGGTGAGGGCCTGGACGCTCTCGAACTCCTCCAGTACCTGCGCGGCCGTGGACCGTACCTCCTCCAGGGGGCCGCGCAGGTCTCCGGTCTCCGCGTCGCCGAGCCAGGGGAAGCGGTCGGCGGCGCGGACACAGGCGGCGAGCAGCGTCTCGTAGGCCGCCCCCACCGGCGCGGCCCCGGTCTCCGTGGCCTGCCGGGCGATGGAGAGGCAGTCGGCGATGCCCCGCACCAGGTCGGGGTTGCCGATGCGGGCGAGTGGTCCGTCCGCGGACGAGGGGACGTGGGTGTCGGACGTGTAGGGGGTGCGCCAGATCTGTACGGGGTGCATCCGCGCGGGCTCGCCGGAGCCGGCGCGCAGCACGACGAGTGTGCCGTCGTCGAAGAGGGCGTGGCCGTGGCAGGGAATCGGGGCGGCGACCTCTTTGCGGATCAGGTTGTAGGACAGCAGCAGGCCGCGCCCACCGGAGCCGGCGTGGAAGGCGAAGAGGACGTCCTCGCCATGGGGAGAGCGCACGGCCTTTTCGAACGCCAGGTCCGTGGTGTCCGTGTCGAAGGTCTTCACGGTGCCCGAGGCGAGGCAGTATCCGCCGGGGAAGACGATGCCCTCGTCGTCGGGCAGCCGGCGGCAGGACCGGCCGATGCCGTCGAGGCGGACGACCGTGTTGGTGACGGTGTTGTAGACCAGGTGGCGCCTGGTCTCCTCCTTGTAGGGGCGGACGCGGAGCAGGATCAGCGCGCCGACGGTGGCGTGGGCGATCTCGGCGTCGGCGAGGGACTGGAGGGGCTCGTCGACCGGCTCGCGGTGAATGCCCTCGCCGGTCTCGGTGTCGTTGTCGGTCTTGACGACGAGGGCGCCTCCGACCGTGGAGACGAAGATCCGTCCGTCGACGGATGCGTGCGGGTACCGGCCCGGGACGTGGTCGTCGCGGGTGGTCTCGCACCACTCGACGTCGTGGGCGGGCGGGAAGACGTGGTCGCGCTCCCCCCGGGCGTCCAGGAACCTCGCCTCGCCGGCCTGGGTGAGGGACCAGCGCAGGACGCGGATGTCCTCGGCCTGCTCCCCGGTCCGGAAGACGGCCAGCAGCCTGCCGTCGGCGTGACGCAGCCGCAGCAGGCGCGCGCCCTGGTAGTAGCGGTGCAGCGCCCCGAACTCCCGGGTGAAGGCGGGGTCTTCGAGGAGGCCGGGCACGGCGGCGGCGGGCAGCGGGTTCAGGTCGCGGTCGTACAGGGCGAGCACGTCCGCGACGGACGTCTCCTGGCCATGACCGGCGGCGCCGTGGTAACCGAAGAGCAGTGCGTCCCCGATGGCGACGATGTCGCCGGGCACCCGGCTCTGCTCGGTCCGCAGGCGCTCGGAGCCCGAGAGCGTGAGCCCGGCCCCGCCGAACTCGGCGGTGCGGGCGGCGTTGAGGGCCTCCGCGCGCCGGGCCAGCTCGCCGGCCTGCGCTGCCAGGCGGTCGCGCAATACCTCGTACGTACCCGCGTCCAACAGCGTCGTCATCTGCTCCAGCTCCCTCGCGTACAAGATGGTGTGCGGTTGCGGAGCCGCCACTACTGCGGCGGCTCCGCAACCTTGACCGCACCCCCGTGGCGGTCAGTTCTTGGCGGCGCCGTTCAGGACGGCACCGCTGGACCCGGCGAGTCCGCTCACCGGCAGGTCGGCCAGGCCCAGCTGTCGGGCTCGTGCCAGCAGCTCGTCCAGCTGCCCGGATCCGGCCGGCATCAGCTTCATGAGAAGGGCCGAGACGGTCAGGTTCTGCACGTCGGACGTGGACAGCGAGCCCAGCATCTTGGTGAGGTCCTCGGTGAAGGAGGAGGCTGCGCCGTCCAGCCAGGGCCCGGCCAGGGTCCGGGCGGTCTGCGAGTGCTCCATGAACCCGTCCACCGCCCGGCCCATCGACATCGCGCCCACGATCCGGTCGAAGAAGGCCGCCTCACCGCCGACGATGCTGATGTCGGCGCTCTCCAGTCCCGTCGCCAGCACGGTCGCCTGGGCCTCGGCCACCTGCCGCTGCATGTCGAGCCCGGCGAGGCGGACTTCCTTCTCCGCCTCCAGCCGCAGCCGGTACTCCTCGTGGCCGCGCGAGGCCTCGTCGAGGGCGGCCATGGCCGCGGCCTTCTCGGTGAGGCCCTCGGCCTCCGCCTTCAGCTTCTCCCCGATCGCGGCCGCCTGGGCCAGTGCCATGTCGCGGGCGCCGTCCGCCTCGGCCCTGAGCCGTGCCGTGGTGGCTCCGGCCTCGGCCAGGCCGGTCTTCTCGATCGCGTCCGCTTCCTTCTCCCGTACGGCGACGGCGGCCAGACCCTCGGCGGCTGCCTCCGCCTGGATTCCTTCGGCGAGCCGGATCTTGGCCCGGGCGTCGAGGTCGGCGGTCTTGTTCCTGG
This window encodes:
- a CDS encoding DNA repair ATPase; this translates as MTTLLDAGTYEVLRDRLAAQAGELARRAEALNAARTAEFGGAGLTLSGSERLRTEQSRVPGDIVAIGDALLFGYHGAAGHGQETSVADVLALYDRDLNPLPAAAVPGLLEDPAFTREFGALHRYYQGARLLRLRHADGRLLAVFRTGEQAEDIRVLRWSLTQAGEARFLDARGERDHVFPPAHDVEWCETTRDDHVPGRYPHASVDGRIFVSTVGGALVVKTDNDTETGEGIHREPVDEPLQSLADAEIAHATVGALILLRVRPYKEETRRHLVYNTVTNTVVRLDGIGRSCRRLPDDEGIVFPGGYCLASGTVKTFDTDTTDLAFEKAVRSPHGEDVLFAFHAGSGGRGLLLSYNLIRKEVAAPIPCHGHALFDDGTLVVLRAGSGEPARMHPVQIWRTPYTSDTHVPSSADGPLARIGNPDLVRGIADCLSIARQATETGAAPVGAAYETLLAACVRAADRFPWLGDAETGDLRGPLEEVRSTAAQVLEEFESVQALTRQAADALGEAARTIARLVRRIRGEAPATAEEWIDRITELRRAQGRLVTLKEMRHADTDGIEALAASVEGDITAAARRAVAFLHREDAFTAHHVEAERLTAEAEAITTVAEAVPVEERLAERTFGLQTLVEVVAGLDIGDATVRTTILERIAEVLGSVNRARATLAARRRELLDREGRAEFAAEFALLGQAVTGALATASTPEECEAQLARLLLQLENLESRFAEHDGFLAEITEKRTEVHDAFSSRQQTLRDARARRAEALSDSARRVLEAVARRTSGLASLDEINTYFTSDPMADKVRRTADQLRQLGDAVRAEELEGRLLAARQEAGRALRDRGELFGDGGDTIRLGRHRFAVTRQSPELTLVPHRDGQAFALTGTDYRRPVTDPDFADTRPYWDRLLPSESPEVYRAEHLAARLLADHGAAALADADLPAVVRRAAEAAYDEGYERGVHDHDATVILDAVLRLHEKAGLLRYPPHVRAAAVLFWAHSARADFRDAFVRRAMSLVRARETFGLAPAIEGLRAELASEISRSIERETDAAHAAAYLFEELTTGPDGFALSAAAHTLLDTFRRTVGSSPYDEDLAVLPDLAARRHLVEGWLTSYATACGEDIDAGDIAEAAAVELCPALDRYEATGATTATVTGLLGAHPRITGRAMDVRLDEFLTRTAAFAAHAVPGFRAYQQRRSGLLAAERAQLRLDAYRPRVMSSFVRNRLVDEVYLPLIGDNLAKQLGAVGDAKRTDSHGLLLLVSPPGYGKTTLMEYVAERLGLLLVKVDGPALGRTTSLDPAEAPDAAARRELEKIAFALAAGNNVLLYLDDIQHTSPELLQKFIPLCDATRTLDGHDLRGKRFAVCMAGNPYTESGQRFRVPDMLANRADVWNLGDVLNGKEDAFAFSFVENALTSNPVLAPLAGRERADLELLVRLAAEDPTARRDRLTHPFQAAELDRILVVLRHLLTARRTVLAVNGAYMASAARSGTSRTEPPFRLQGSYRNMNKIAARISPAMNDAELSALIDDHYTAEAQTLTTGAEADLLKLAALRGTLTDGPAARWAEITAAYVRSQALGGSGEDSVSRAVAALGLLADRVAAVESAITRATGPRDLPRRAGGGPAPRGGEE